One region of Desulfovibrio intestinalis genomic DNA includes:
- a CDS encoding (R)-mandelonitrile lyase — MSNIIITRKNSVEPATGPESVFTGDVSVEFSVPRRGESRLSGGFVTFQPKARSNWHTHPYGQLLIIATGKGRVQEWGQPVQEVFSGDLVWFPAGVKHWHGAAPDQAMSHYAIQEEQDGQAANWMEKVTDAQYNGQ, encoded by the coding sequence ATGAGTAACATCATTATCACACGTAAAAATTCCGTAGAGCCCGCCACCGGCCCGGAATCAGTCTTTACAGGCGACGTCAGTGTTGAATTTTCTGTTCCCCGGCGGGGCGAGTCGCGTCTGTCTGGAGGCTTTGTCACATTTCAACCCAAGGCTCGCAGCAACTGGCATACGCATCCCTACGGCCAGCTTTTGATTATTGCCACGGGCAAAGGCCGGGTTCAGGAATGGGGGCAGCCTGTTCAGGAGGTTTTTTCCGGTGATCTGGTCTGGTTTCCGGCGGGCGTAAAGCACTGGCACGGCGCTGCTCCGGATCAGGCCATGTCGCACTACGCCATTCAGGAAGAACAGGACGGGCAGGCCGCAAACTGGATGGAAAAGGTCACGGACGCGCAGTACAACGGCCAGTAA
- a CDS encoding carboxymuconolactone decarboxylase family protein → MRRAVITGAAVLLLCLYGIISEAKTVNTTLSSRQQAIVPIAAFAASGQIPALKIALHDGLDGGLTVNEIKEILVQLYAYAGFPRSLNALGAFQQVLGEREAKGIHDERGKEAGPVSQEKTSLERGTEVQTALVGAPVKGGLMDFAPAVDEFLKAHLFGDIFGRDNLDWQSREIATVSALASMDGVESQLRSHCRISRNVGLTAEQMQALAAVLRAKVSDCAGKKVDMILKEEDGK, encoded by the coding sequence ATGCGAAGAGCAGTCATAACAGGCGCAGCGGTTCTGCTGCTGTGCCTGTACGGCATAATATCCGAGGCAAAAACAGTGAATACCACGTTATCAAGCAGGCAACAGGCCATTGTGCCCATTGCCGCATTTGCCGCAAGCGGGCAAATACCAGCCCTGAAAATAGCGTTGCACGACGGCCTTGACGGCGGACTGACCGTCAATGAAATCAAGGAAATACTCGTGCAGCTTTACGCTTACGCGGGATTTCCCCGCAGCCTGAACGCACTGGGAGCCTTTCAGCAAGTGCTCGGGGAGCGCGAAGCAAAGGGCATACACGACGAACGGGGCAAAGAGGCAGGCCCGGTTTCTCAAGAAAAAACGAGCCTTGAACGTGGCACAGAAGTACAAACCGCGCTGGTGGGGGCTCCTGTCAAAGGCGGGCTTATGGATTTTGCCCCGGCCGTTGACGAATTTTTGAAGGCCCACCTGTTCGGAGATATCTTCGGGCGTGACAATCTGGACTGGCAAAGCCGTGAAATCGCCACAGTGTCAGCTCTTGCCAGCATGGATGGAGTGGAAAGCCAGCTTCGTTCACACTGCCGCATCAGCAGAAATGTCGGCCTGACAGCAGAACAAATGCAGGCTCTGGCCGCAGTTCTCCGGGCCAAAGTCAGTGATTGCGCAGGAAAGAAGGTTGATATGATCCTGAAGGAAGAAGACGGCAAATAG
- a CDS encoding carbohydrate kinase family protein, which produces MAIYVSGSLAFDRIMTFPGNFQDHILMDKLHMINVSFMVDGMDERRGGCAGNIAYTLALLDEKPVIVAAAGRDFESYAQTLASHGLPLDGIRRAEDVFTALCYITTDLNSNQITGFYPGAMTLPAVYDFPGMDARQDIAIVSPGNVEDMRRLPRMYREKGVPYIFDPGQQLPVLTSEELLEAIEGSLACITNDYELNMICKATGKSEDEIAARTSWLVTTLGAEGAQVRGQGETVHIAPVPIDKVLDPTGAGDAHRAGLIKGLVHGLAMPEAAKLGSVSASFALEKMGTQEHVITPASFRQRYEAVFGALPKGIFAE; this is translated from the coding sequence ATGGCCATTTACGTTTCCGGTTCGCTGGCCTTTGACCGCATCATGACCTTTCCCGGTAATTTTCAGGACCATATTCTCATGGACAAGCTGCACATGATTAATGTCAGCTTTATGGTGGACGGCATGGACGAAAGGCGTGGCGGCTGCGCGGGCAATATCGCCTATACTCTTGCCCTGCTTGATGAAAAGCCCGTAATTGTGGCTGCCGCCGGGCGCGATTTTGAGTCCTACGCCCAAACGCTGGCCTCGCATGGTCTGCCCCTGGACGGCATTCGCCGTGCGGAAGATGTGTTCACGGCTCTGTGCTATATCACCACAGACCTGAACAGCAACCAGATCACCGGGTTTTACCCCGGCGCAATGACCCTGCCCGCCGTGTACGACTTCCCCGGCATGGATGCCCGGCAGGACATCGCCATTGTGTCGCCCGGCAATGTGGAAGACATGCGCCGTCTGCCCCGCATGTACCGCGAAAAGGGCGTGCCCTATATTTTTGATCCCGGCCAGCAGTTGCCCGTGCTCACCAGCGAAGAGCTGCTGGAAGCCATTGAAGGCTCCCTGGCCTGCATCACCAACGACTATGAACTGAACATGATCTGCAAGGCCACGGGCAAGAGCGAAGACGAAATTGCGGCCCGCACCAGCTGGCTTGTGACGACACTTGGCGCGGAAGGCGCACAGGTACGCGGCCAGGGCGAAACCGTTCACATTGCCCCTGTGCCCATTGATAAGGTGCTGGACCCCACCGGAGCGGGCGACGCCCACCGGGCTGGCCTCATCAAGGGGCTGGTGCATGGTCTTGCCATGCCCGAAGCCGCCAAGCTGGGCTCTGTCAGCGCCAGCTTTGCCCTGGAAAAAATGGGCACGCAGGAGCACGTCATTACCCCGGCGAGCTTCCGTCAGCGCTATGAAGCTGTTTTCGGCGCGCTGCCCAAGGGCATTTTCGCAGAGTAA
- a CDS encoding DMT family transporter, whose amino-acid sequence MLYIALMILAGCLTAMQSPINAALSRTVGVLESSFISFACGALFLGLATLFFGRGQIWRVAETPSWQWIGGIFGAIMVLNTIIAVPRIGVLATALAMIFGNLLMAAVIDNYGWFGLPVTPFGWPRLLGFVLVLVGLALVFRR is encoded by the coding sequence ATGCTGTACATTGCTCTCATGATTCTGGCAGGCTGCCTGACGGCCATGCAGTCGCCCATTAACGCGGCCTTGAGCCGCACCGTGGGCGTTCTGGAAAGCAGTTTTATTTCTTTTGCCTGCGGGGCATTGTTTCTAGGGCTGGCCACGCTGTTTTTTGGGCGCGGGCAGATCTGGCGGGTGGCTGAAACGCCGTCATGGCAATGGATTGGCGGTATTTTCGGGGCCATTATGGTGCTGAACACCATCATTGCCGTGCCGCGTATCGGAGTGCTGGCAACGGCTTTGGCAATGATTTTTGGCAACCTGCTTATGGCGGCTGTTATAGACAACTACGGCTGGTTTGGCCTGCCCGTGACGCCCTTTGGCTGGCCGCGGCTTTTGGGTTTCGTGCTGGTACTGGTTGGACTGGCACTGGTTTTCAGGCGCTAG
- a CDS encoding aldo/keto reductase, with protein MQTRTLGTDGLSVSCMGLGCMGMSYGYGPASDKKDMIALIRTAVENGVTFFDTAECYGPFTNEELVGEALAQYRGQVAIATKFGISIINGKQITDSRPEVIRQSVEGSLKRLRIEAIDLYYQHRVDPNVPIEDVAGTVKELIQEGKVKHFGLSEPGVHTIRRAHAVQPVAAIQSEYSLWWRRPEQDLLPTLEELGIGLVPFSPLGKGFLTGRFDAATTFDKSDFRSILPRFTPEALAANQALVTLLQNFAAQKNATPGQIALAWLLAQKPWIVPIPGTTKPYRLVENAGAASLHLEADELKQLTRAASEIQLTGERYPEELEKRTGL; from the coding sequence ATGCAAACGCGCACATTGGGTACTGACGGCCTGAGCGTCTCCTGCATGGGCCTTGGCTGCATGGGCATGAGTTACGGCTACGGCCCTGCATCTGATAAAAAGGACATGATCGCCCTGATCAGAACGGCTGTGGAAAACGGCGTTACCTTTTTTGATACTGCCGAATGCTATGGCCCCTTTACCAACGAAGAACTGGTGGGCGAAGCGCTGGCACAGTACCGCGGTCAGGTCGCCATTGCCACCAAATTTGGAATTTCCATCATAAACGGCAAGCAGATAACCGACAGCAGGCCTGAAGTAATCCGCCAGTCTGTGGAAGGCTCGCTAAAACGCCTTCGTATAGAAGCCATCGATCTGTATTACCAGCACCGGGTTGACCCTAACGTGCCCATTGAAGATGTGGCCGGAACAGTCAAAGAACTGATTCAGGAGGGCAAGGTCAAGCACTTCGGCCTTTCCGAACCAGGGGTGCACACCATACGCCGCGCCCACGCTGTACAGCCTGTGGCGGCAATCCAGAGCGAATATTCGCTCTGGTGGCGGCGGCCAGAACAGGATTTGCTCCCGACCCTTGAAGAATTGGGCATAGGGCTGGTGCCATTCAGTCCTCTTGGCAAAGGCTTTCTTACTGGCAGGTTTGACGCCGCAACCACCTTTGACAAATCCGACTTCCGCAGCATCCTGCCGCGCTTTACCCCGGAAGCCCTGGCCGCAAACCAGGCACTGGTGACGCTGCTTCAGAATTTTGCCGCACAAAAAAATGCCACCCCGGGGCAAATTGCCCTGGCATGGCTTCTTGCGCAAAAGCCCTGGATCGTGCCCATTCCTGGCACAACCAAGCCCTACCGCCTTGTAGAAAATGCGGGGGCCGCAAGCCTGCATCTTGAGGCGGACGAACTGAAACAGCTCACCAGAGCGGCGTCTGAAATTCAACTGACAGGCGAACGGTATCCCGAAGAACTGGAAAAACGTACAGGACTGTGA
- a CDS encoding AraC family transcriptional regulator, which translates to MANDMWVDIDRAKAFLKRSVLERMPRPGVYETGLAGVRMYRRDKTTEPQTCFYQPVIVKMAQGCKRAFMGKDEYRYGEDDILVTGVDMPGASMICEASPDVPSLSIAIDLDKSLIAQLALEMPHKPAEAASVVKGIHVQQLDTDLLDAYVRLAKLFDCPEKLLVLGPMIVREIHYFLLAGQSGHRLRSFYTLGSQGNHVAQAITWLKQNLAAAVQVEELAEKVHMAPSTFHRHFKEVTTLSPLQFQKRLRLHEAQRLMLMQNMDASSAGVAVGYESLSQFSREYKRLFGESPRKDVQRLREEALFTSESATARGVKIQGF; encoded by the coding sequence ATGGCGAACGATATGTGGGTGGATATTGACAGGGCAAAAGCCTTTCTCAAGCGTAGCGTTCTTGAGCGCATGCCCAGACCCGGTGTTTATGAAACCGGTCTTGCCGGGGTGCGTATGTACCGGCGCGACAAAACCACAGAACCGCAAACATGCTTTTATCAACCGGTGATCGTCAAAATGGCGCAGGGGTGTAAACGGGCATTTATGGGCAAGGATGAATACCGGTATGGTGAAGACGACATTCTGGTGACAGGCGTTGATATGCCGGGCGCGAGTATGATTTGTGAAGCCTCGCCGGACGTTCCCAGCCTTTCCATCGCCATTGATCTGGACAAAAGCCTGATTGCGCAGCTGGCGCTGGAAATGCCCCACAAGCCGGCAGAGGCGGCTTCCGTGGTCAAGGGCATACACGTTCAGCAACTCGACACCGATCTTCTGGACGCTTACGTACGATTGGCAAAGCTTTTTGATTGCCCGGAAAAGCTACTGGTTCTCGGGCCGATGATCGTGCGTGAGATTCACTATTTCTTGCTGGCAGGGCAGAGCGGCCACAGGTTGCGCTCTTTTTATACCCTGGGCTCTCAAGGTAATCATGTGGCCCAGGCCATAACCTGGTTGAAACAGAATCTTGCCGCAGCAGTGCAGGTTGAAGAGCTGGCGGAAAAAGTCCACATGGCTCCTTCCACGTTCCACAGGCATTTCAAAGAAGTAACGACGCTCAGTCCGCTTCAGTTCCAGAAGAGGCTGAGACTTCATGAGGCACAACGCCTTATGCTTATGCAGAATATGGATGCCAGCAGCGCTGGCGTGGCGGTGGGCTATGAAAGCCTCAGTCAGTTCAGCCGGGAATATAAGCGCCTTTTCGGCGAATCTCCCCGAAAAGACGTGCAGCGGTTGCGTGAGGAAGCGCTTTTTACGAGTGAGTCAGCGACAGCACGGGGCGTAAAGATACAGGGTTTTTAA
- a CDS encoding VOC family protein, whose protein sequence is MQPNLPQGIKVLFVSGFGPVVNRQQESEHLYRDMFGLPLEHTEGYEGYWHTQAVEGVKHFALWPLDKAALSCFGTAQWPEEVPVPQAWLELDVEDIESATQVLEQNGYTMLVRLKQEPWGQTVTRFLSPEGLLVAVALTPFLRNGE, encoded by the coding sequence ATGCAGCCCAATCTGCCGCAAGGTATAAAAGTTCTTTTTGTTTCTGGCTTCGGCCCTGTGGTGAACAGGCAGCAGGAAAGCGAACATCTGTACAGGGACATGTTCGGCCTGCCACTTGAACACACCGAAGGTTATGAAGGCTACTGGCACACGCAGGCCGTGGAAGGCGTGAAGCATTTTGCCCTTTGGCCTCTGGACAAGGCCGCGCTTTCCTGCTTCGGCACTGCGCAGTGGCCGGAAGAGGTGCCTGTGCCTCAGGCATGGCTTGAGCTGGATGTGGAAGATATTGAATCCGCCACGCAGGTGCTTGAGCAAAACGGCTACACTATGCTGGTGCGCCTGAAGCAGGAGCCGTGGGGGCAGACCGTTACCCGTTTTCTCAGTCCCGAAGGATTGCTTGTAGCCGTAGCCCTCACGCCTTTTTTGCGTAACGGCGAATAA
- a CDS encoding chemotaxis protein: MSQNSLLNVNNNELEIIEFIIDEKQPDGSSYSGHYGINVAKVLEIIRLPNITSVPSKCDSSVLGTFNLRGKVLPILNLATWLGKTMTEESNAKVIVTEFSGVQAAFLVSSVTSIHRMTWDRIEPPNQYVQTYSRDSITGVLRIQNRVLFILDMEKILASLDSTLDMSQIKVDTSPVEGAAQFHLLVADDSNSLRHIIKSSLQKSGFQVTAVASGREAWEFLQKTRDEAQNEGKELTDIVHLVISDIEMPEMDGHMLTAKIRDTPGMSTLPIILFSSLITEALYAKGVKVGADKQVSKPDLPGLSKIIRELIAEKLNK, encoded by the coding sequence ATGTCGCAAAACAGCTTGCTCAACGTCAACAACAATGAACTTGAAATCATTGAATTTATTATAGACGAAAAGCAGCCTGACGGCAGCTCCTACAGTGGGCACTACGGCATCAACGTGGCCAAGGTGCTCGAAATCATTCGCCTGCCCAATATCACCAGCGTACCCAGCAAGTGCGACTCGTCGGTGCTGGGCACCTTCAACTTGCGGGGCAAGGTGCTGCCCATCCTCAATCTTGCCACATGGCTTGGCAAAACAATGACCGAAGAATCCAACGCCAAGGTCATTGTAACGGAATTCAGCGGAGTGCAGGCCGCATTTCTTGTTTCGTCCGTCACCAGCATCCACCGCATGACCTGGGACCGCATCGAGCCGCCGAACCAGTATGTGCAGACATACTCGCGCGACAGTATCACCGGGGTTCTGCGCATTCAGAACAGGGTACTCTTTATTCTGGATATGGAAAAAATTCTGGCCAGTCTGGACAGCACGCTGGACATGTCGCAGATCAAGGTGGACACCTCGCCCGTTGAAGGCGCGGCCCAGTTTCACCTGCTTGTGGCAGACGATTCCAATTCGCTGCGGCACATCATCAAGTCTTCGCTGCAAAAGTCCGGCTTTCAGGTCACAGCTGTGGCCAGCGGACGCGAAGCGTGGGAGTTTTTGCAAAAAACCCGTGATGAAGCGCAAAACGAAGGCAAGGAACTTACCGATATTGTGCATCTGGTTATCTCTGACATCGAAATGCCCGAGATGGACGGCCATATGCTCACGGCTAAAATACGCGACACTCCCGGCATGAGCACCCTGCCCATCATCCTTTTCTCTTCGCTCATCACCGAGGCCCTGTACGCCAAAGGCGTCAAGGTGGGGGCAGACAAGCAGGTTTCCAAACCCGACCTCCCCGGCCTGAGCAAAATCATTCGCGAGCTCATCGCGGAAAAGCTGAACAAATAA
- the cutA gene encoding divalent-cation tolerance protein CutA, with protein MSFLVYVTAPHETLALDLARALVGEGLAAGVNIVPGARSIYRWRGEVHDEAECLLLAQVSRAALPAFEEAVRRLHPYEVPCIVAVPIEAGHGPFLHWIQENSQPPMSES; from the coding sequence ATGTCATTTCTCGTTTACGTCACTGCGCCCCATGAAACGCTTGCCCTTGATCTTGCCCGCGCCCTGGTGGGCGAGGGGCTTGCAGCAGGGGTAAATATCGTGCCCGGGGCGCGCTCCATATACCGTTGGCGCGGCGAAGTTCACGACGAGGCAGAATGCCTGCTGCTGGCTCAGGTTAGCCGCGCGGCCCTGCCTGCCTTTGAAGAGGCGGTTAGGCGCCTGCACCCCTATGAGGTGCCCTGCATTGTGGCTGTGCCCATTGAGGCGGGGCATGGGCCTTTTCTGCACTGGATTCAGGAAAACAGCCAGCCGCCCATGTCCGAATCATGA
- a CDS encoding DUF362 domain-containing protein, which yields MNESDNISRRFFLKSSAAAVGVAALSSMAGGRVCAATLSTTNPKNDEQGKATVFFTKDLSAAGLRKLYARVNQGMTGRIAVKLHTGEPGGPNIIPREMVKELMHDVPGGVIVECNVLYDSPRKTTDGHKMVIAGNGWTFCPVDIMDEHGDVNLPVKGGKWFKEVAFGKNILNYDSMLVLTHFKGHALGGFGGSLKNIAIGCASGKVGKAQLHDSDGSSWPSGPDFMERMVEGGKAVADHFGQHITYINVLRNMSVDCDCAGISAAPPTAPDLGILASTDILAIDQASVDMVYALPEAQKADLVERMESRSGLRQLEYMKELGMGKSGYELVVI from the coding sequence ATGAACGAGTCTGATAATATCTCCCGCCGTTTTTTCCTGAAAAGCAGCGCTGCTGCCGTGGGCGTTGCCGCACTTTCCAGCATGGCTGGCGGCAGGGTCTGCGCCGCCACGCTCTCCACTACAAATCCGAAAAACGATGAGCAAGGCAAGGCAACGGTATTTTTTACCAAGGACCTCAGCGCCGCAGGCCTGCGCAAACTGTATGCCCGCGTCAACCAGGGCATGACCGGAAGAATAGCGGTCAAACTGCACACGGGAGAACCCGGCGGCCCGAACATTATCCCCCGGGAAATGGTCAAGGAGCTGATGCATGATGTCCCAGGCGGGGTCATTGTTGAATGCAATGTGCTGTACGACAGCCCAAGAAAAACAACTGACGGACACAAAATGGTCATTGCTGGCAACGGCTGGACCTTCTGCCCGGTAGACATAATGGATGAACACGGCGACGTGAACCTGCCCGTCAAAGGTGGCAAGTGGTTCAAAGAGGTCGCCTTTGGAAAAAATATTCTGAACTACGACTCGATGCTTGTGCTCACTCATTTCAAAGGTCATGCCCTGGGAGGCTTTGGCGGATCACTGAAAAACATCGCCATCGGTTGCGCATCAGGAAAAGTCGGTAAGGCACAACTGCACGACTCTGACGGCAGCTCATGGCCTTCCGGCCCGGATTTTATGGAACGTATGGTTGAAGGCGGCAAGGCCGTTGCAGACCATTTTGGCCAGCACATCACCTATATCAACGTGCTGCGCAACATGTCCGTAGACTGCGACTGCGCAGGCATCAGTGCCGCGCCTCCTACCGCGCCGGATCTGGGCATTTTGGCTTCAACGGACATTCTGGCCATCGATCAGGCTTCCGTTGATATGGTGTACGCGCTGCCCGAGGCCCAAAAGGCCGATCTTGTGGAGCGTATGGAATCCAGAAGCGGCTTGCGCCAGCTTGAATATATGAAGGAACTCGGCATGGGAAAATCCGGGTACGAACTGGTAGTCATCTAA
- the nth gene encoding endonuclease III, translating to MKAKNIRQARAQKILEALRTRYPSPRTHLDAATAWQLLVATVLAAQCTDARVNTVTPELFRRWPGPSDMTKAAIEEIEAIIRPTGFYHSKAKNLLGAAIRVCEVYGGQVPKTLEELITLPGVARKTANVVMFGAFGINEGLAVDTHVKRISYRLGLTEATDPVPIERDLMELFPREEWGDVNHRMVWFGREVCEARKPLCGQCEMADFCPKLEPPKTPRPQRSKKSKP from the coding sequence ATGAAGGCGAAAAATATCCGTCAGGCGAGAGCGCAAAAAATACTTGAGGCATTGCGAACCCGCTATCCTTCTCCCCGCACGCATCTGGATGCGGCAACCGCGTGGCAGTTGCTGGTAGCCACGGTTCTTGCCGCCCAGTGTACGGACGCCAGGGTCAATACCGTGACCCCGGAACTGTTCCGCCGCTGGCCCGGCCCCAGCGACATGACGAAGGCGGCCATTGAAGAAATTGAGGCGATCATCCGCCCCACAGGCTTTTATCACAGCAAGGCAAAAAATCTGCTGGGGGCTGCGATTCGCGTGTGCGAAGTTTACGGCGGTCAGGTGCCAAAAACCCTTGAAGAGCTCATTACCCTGCCCGGTGTGGCGCGCAAGACTGCGAATGTGGTGATGTTCGGGGCCTTCGGCATCAACGAGGGACTTGCTGTAGACACGCACGTCAAGCGTATCAGCTATCGTCTGGGGCTTACTGAAGCAACCGACCCTGTTCCCATTGAGCGCGACCTTATGGAACTTTTTCCGCGTGAGGAATGGGGCGATGTGAACCACCGCATGGTCTGGTTTGGGCGCGAGGTCTGTGAGGCGCGCAAGCCCCTTTGCGGCCAGTGTGAGATGGCAGATTTTTGCCCGAAGCTCGAACCGCCCAAAACGCCCCGACCGCAACGCAGCAAAAAATCAAAGCCTTAA
- a CDS encoding MerR family transcriptional regulator: MKYLSTGEFAKLCRTRKDTLLFYDKEGLLKPRHVSENGYRHYSIGQFYEFDMVAMLKETGSSLKEIRNFVREPDPAGLLEHLEEKRQLLRQERLRLATRQKMLEATIALGHEALNAQYDVLDLVELEEEQLEVTSVSAEDQATEEGCIAILAEFADKFEKLGRSAPMPFGFLTEREHLPSYIAGYFFCGASRGTRAENLRIRPAGLYARFYHRGEAQSHEAVYGRMLETIAKRGWVISGHMYGYDMASYIVSESANEYLAKYCVQVCVAGEQGEVARQF, encoded by the coding sequence ATGAAGTATTTGAGTACCGGAGAATTTGCCAAATTGTGCAGAACGCGCAAGGACACCCTGCTGTTTTACGACAAAGAGGGGTTGCTGAAGCCCCGGCATGTTTCGGAAAATGGCTACAGGCACTACAGTATAGGCCAGTTTTACGAGTTCGACATGGTTGCCATGCTTAAAGAAACGGGCAGTTCGTTGAAAGAAATACGCAATTTCGTGCGTGAGCCTGATCCGGCAGGCCTGTTGGAACATCTGGAAGAAAAAAGGCAGCTTTTGCGTCAGGAGCGCCTGCGTCTTGCCACCAGGCAAAAAATGCTGGAAGCGACCATAGCCCTGGGACATGAAGCGCTGAATGCCCAATACGATGTTCTGGATTTGGTAGAGCTGGAAGAAGAACAGCTTGAAGTGACGTCTGTAAGCGCGGAAGATCAGGCTACGGAAGAGGGCTGCATCGCAATTCTTGCCGAGTTTGCCGACAAGTTTGAAAAACTGGGCAGGTCAGCCCCCATGCCTTTTGGTTTTCTGACAGAGCGGGAACACCTTCCTTCCTATATTGCCGGGTATTTTTTTTGCGGCGCATCGCGGGGAACCAGAGCAGAAAACCTGCGCATCAGGCCTGCGGGGCTTTATGCGAGGTTTTATCATCGGGGTGAGGCGCAAAGTCATGAGGCCGTTTATGGCCGCATGCTGGAAACCATTGCCAAGCGCGGTTGGGTCATCAGCGGGCATATGTATGGATACGACATGGCCAGCTACATCGTTTCTGAGTCCGCTAACGAGTATTTGGCAAAATACTGCGTACAGGTTTGTGTTGCTGGAGAGCAGGGCGAAGTAGCAAGGCAGTTTTGA
- a CDS encoding flavodoxin family protein yields MRKFIQHEAASFSRRSFITAITAGMFAVAVHPLLAPTSAANAKPASGGQKMLIVYYSRSGNTRVVAEKIHASHGGNIVELQTVNPYPEEYRATTEQAQKELKANYFPPLKTSVDDISPYDVILVGSPSWWGTFASPVRGFLAQHDFSGKKIAPFITHEGSALGKSVADLKTLCPGATILDGLAVRGGRVQNSQAEIDQWLKRLDLGK; encoded by the coding sequence ATGAGAAAATTTATCCAGCACGAAGCCGCCTCGTTTTCAAGGCGCTCATTTATAACAGCAATAACCGCAGGCATGTTCGCAGTGGCGGTGCATCCGCTTTTGGCTCCCACCAGTGCGGCCAACGCAAAACCCGCATCAGGGGGGCAAAAAATGCTGATCGTATACTACTCCCGCTCCGGCAATACCCGCGTTGTGGCGGAAAAAATTCATGCCTCTCATGGCGGCAATATTGTGGAATTGCAAACAGTGAATCCATACCCGGAAGAATACCGGGCTACCACAGAGCAAGCCCAGAAAGAACTGAAAGCAAACTACTTTCCGCCCCTGAAAACCAGTGTGGACGACATCAGCCCATACGACGTGATTCTTGTGGGTTCACCAAGCTGGTGGGGCACCTTTGCATCGCCCGTAAGAGGTTTTTTGGCGCAGCATGATTTTTCGGGCAAAAAAATTGCGCCGTTCATCACGCATGAAGGCAGCGCACTGGGTAAAAGTGTTGCCGACCTCAAAACGCTTTGCCCCGGCGCGACCATTCTTGATGGTCTGGCGGTACGTGGCGGCCGTGTACAAAATTCACAGGCTGAAATCGACCAATGGCTGAAACGCCTTGATCTGGGTAAATAG